One window of the Rhipicephalus sanguineus isolate Rsan-2018 chromosome 4, BIME_Rsan_1.4, whole genome shotgun sequence genome contains the following:
- the LOC125758277 gene encoding uncharacterized protein LOC125758277 encodes MQPFLQVFADAINEPVTVNWECDGQVFKSRIRAICCCVDAPARAAVLNMKQFNGYYGCSYCHHKGALVGRTVKYPGSGALPTARTDSTVRKDMQLAASTGGLSHGFKGHSPLARLHNFDLVWSVSPDYMHCVLEGVCKQLAEAWFGAPRSAAYIGEPSTVRQVNFRLLGMTPPQWVTRLPRATEERALWKASEWKWWLLFYAVLCLDGILPDTYHEHLSLLVSSVYLLLKDLLSRKMSAKLWTAFQALLSALRSSTVKQQ; translated from the exons ATGCAGCCATTTCTTCAAGTATTTGCCGACGCCATCAATGAGCCAGTAACGGTAAACTGGGAATGTGATGGACAAGTTTTCAAGTCCAGAATACGGGCAATCTGCTGTTGTGTTGACGCTCCTGCAAGGGCTGCTGTGCTCAACATGAAGCAGTTCAATGGGTACTACGGATGCAGCTACTGCCACCATAAGGGTGCCCTTGTTGGTC GCACTGTGAAGTACCCAGGCAGTGGAGCACTGCCAACAGCACGGACAGACAGCACCGTAAGAAAGGACATGCAGCTTGCAGCATCAACTGGAGGGCTGTCTCACGGATTCAAAGGGCACTCTCCTCTTGCCCGCCTGCATAACTTTGACCTTGTCTGGAGTGTTTCTCCTGACTATATGCACTGCGTCTTGGAAGGAGTTTGTAAGCAGCTGGCCGAGGCCTGGTTTGGAGCACCAAGATCTGCTGCATATATTGGTGAGCCCTCTACTGTGCGACAGGTGAACTTCAGGCTTCTTGGCATGACACCACCACAGTGGGTAACAAGACTACCACGCGCTACTGAGGAGAGAGCACTTTGGAAAGCTAGCGAGTGGAAGTGGTGGCTTCTCTTCTACGCTGTGCTATGCCTGGATGGCATTTTGCCTGATACGTATCATGAGCATCTGTCTTTACTTGTGTCTTCTGTTTATCTTCTACTGAAGGATCTGTTGTCAAGGAAGATGTCTGCAAAGCTATGGACGGCATTTCAAGCTTTGTTATCCGCGCTCAGGAGCTCTACAGTGAAGCAGCAATGA